The following proteins are co-located in the Lepisosteus oculatus isolate fLepOcu1 chromosome 9, fLepOcu1.hap2, whole genome shotgun sequence genome:
- the LOC138241208 gene encoding retinitis pigmentosa 1-like 1 protein translates to MMLRKKTRWFLLHVLLLGLTAAVPLVDRGLRISRWKEMQLSDGSDYTAALKSNLFVSDAQHGERIDEVRAQASPAAFPDSLHIDVLHKAMSDATQKDVPSSVKAYTYAQESAPSPDEAVGDLEGDPTAIEGDPTALEGDIGDVEGDPTAAEGDLEGDPTALEGDIGDVQGDPTAAEGDLEGDPSSLEGDTGDVQGDPTAAEGDLEGDPSSLEGDIGDVEGDLTTAEGDVEGDPSSLEGDTGDVEGDPTAAEGDVEGDPSSLEGDIGDVEGDPTATEGDLERDPFSLEGDIGDVVGDPTAAEGDVEADPSSLEGDTGDVEGDPTAAEGDVEGDPSSLEGDIDDVEGDPTAAEGDLERDPSSLEGDIGYVEGDPTAAEGDVEADPSSLEGDIDDVEGDPTAAEGDLEGDPSSLEGDIGYVEGDPTATEGDLERDPFSLEGDIGDVVGDPTAAEGDLERDPFSLEGDIGDVEGDPTAAEGDVEGDPSSLEGDIDDVEGDPTAAEGDLERDPSSLEGDIGEVGGDPTALEGDLEGDPSSLEGDIGDAEGDPTALEGDTGDVEGDPTAAEGDAEGDPTALEGDIGDVEGDPTAPEGDVEADPSSLEGDIGDVEGDPTAAEGDVEGFW, encoded by the exons ATGATGTTACGGAAAAAAACGCGCTGGTTTCTGCTGcatgtgcttctgctgggaCTGACGGCAGCAGTTCCATTAGTGGATCGCGGGCTGAGAATATCCCGTTGGAAAGAAATGCAGCTGAGTGATGGCAGCGATTACACGGCTGCATTGAAGAGCAACTTGTTTGTCAGTGACGCACAGCATGGGGAAAGGATAGACGAGGTAAGAGCTCAGGCCAGTCCAGCTGCATTTCCAGATAGTCTACACATCGATGTTCTTCACAAAGCAATGAGTGATGCAACACAGAAAGATGTCCCATCATCCGTTAAAGCGTACACATATGCCCAAGAAAGTGCTCCTTCTCCCGATGAGGCTGTTGGTGACCTGGAGGGGGACCCCACAGCTATTGAAGGGGACCCCACTGCACTGGAAGGGGATATTGGTGACGTTGAgggtgaccccactgctgctgaaggtgacCTGGAGGGAGACCCCACTGCACTGGAAGGGGATATTGGTGATGTGCAgggtgaccccactgctgctgaaggtgacctggagggagacccctcttccctggaaggggatacTGGTGACGTGCAgggtgaccccactgctgctgaaggtgacctggagggagacccctcttccctggaaggggatatAGGTGACGTGGAGGGTGACCTCACTACTGCTGAAGGTGACGTTGAGGGagacccctcttccctggaaggggatacTGGTGACGTGGAGGGggaccccactgctgctgaaggtgacgttgagggagacccctcttccctggaaggggatatTGGTGATGTGGAGGGGGACCCCACTGCTACTGAAGGTGACCTGGAGAGAGACCCCTTttccctggaaggggatatAGGTGATGTGGTgggtgaccccactgctgctgaaggtgacGTGGAGGCagacccctcttccctggaaggggatacTGGTGACGTGGAGGGggaccccactgctgctgaaggtgatgttgagggagacccctcttccctggaaggggatattgatgatgtggagggtgaccccactgctgctgaaggtgacCTGGAGAGagacccctcttccctggaaggggatatTGGTTATGTGGAgggtgaccccactgctgctgaaggtgacGTGGAGGCagacccctcttccctggaaggggatatTGATGATGTGGAGGGggaccccactgctgctgagGGGGACCTGGAGGGagacccctcttccctggaaggggatatTGGTTATGTGGAGGGTGACCCCACTGCTACTGAAGGTGACCTGGAGAGAGACCCCTTttccctggaaggggatatAGGTGATGTGGTgggtgaccccactgctgctgaaggtgacCTGGAGAGAGACCCCTTttccctggaaggggatatAGGTGACGTGGAgggtgaccccactgctgctgaaggtgacGTTGAGGGAGACCCCTCTTCCCTTGAAGGGGATATTGATGATGTGGAgggtgaccccactgctgctgaaggtgacCTGGAGAGagacccctcttccctggaaggggatatTGGTGAGGTGGGGGGTGACCCCACTGCTCTTGAAGGTGACCTGGAGGGAGACCCCTCTTCCCTAGAAGGGGATATAGGTGATGCTGAGGGGGACCCTACTGCACTGGAAGGGGATACTGGTGATGTGGAgggtgaccccactgctgctgaaggtgatGCTGAGGGGGACCCCACTGCACTGGAAGGGGATATTGGTGACGTGGAGGGTGACCCCACTGCTCCTGAAGGTGACGTGGAGGCagacccctcttccctggaaggggatatAGGTGACGTGGAgggtgaccccactgctgctgaagggGACGTGGAGG ggttctggtga